One genomic window of Salvelinus alpinus chromosome 9, SLU_Salpinus.1, whole genome shotgun sequence includes the following:
- the LOC139584135 gene encoding large ribosomal subunit protein uL4B isoform X1 — MACARPLISIYSEKGESSGKNVVMPAVFKAPIRPDIVNFVHTNMRKNSRQPYAVSKLAGHQTSAESWGTGRAVARIPRVRGGGTHRSGQGAFGNMCRGGRMFAPTKTWRRWHRRINTTQKRYAICSALAASALPALVMSKGHRIEEIPEVPLVVDDKVEGYKKTKEAVLLLKKLKAWNDIKKVYASQRMRAGKGKMRNRRRIQRKGPCIIYNQDQGVTKAFRNIPGITLQNVNKLNLLRLAPGGHVGRFCIWTESAFRKLDQLYGTWRKSASLKVDYNLPMHKMTNTDLSRILKSEEIQKALRAPNKKIRRRVLKKNPLKNLRIMMKLNPYAKTARRQAILLHDPAIKAKMLKPKKKLSKKAPAKAAPAKA; from the exons atg GCTTGTGCCCGGCCTTTAATCTCTATCTACTCCGAGAAAGGAGAGAGTTCTGGCAAAAATGTCGTCATGCCTGCGGTGTTCAAGGCCCCCATCCGCCCGGACATTGTCAACTTTGTACACACCAACATGCGCAAGAACAGCCGTCAGCCCTATGCTGTCAGCAAACTGGCCG GTCATCAGACAAGCGCGGAGTCGTGGGGTACAGGTCGAGCAGTGGCTCGTATTCCTCGTGTGAGGGGAGGTGGTACCCACCGCTCCGGTCAGGGAGCCTTCGGAAAT ATGTGTCGTGGAGGCCGCATGTTCGCCCCAACCAAGACGTGGCGCCGCTGGCACCGAAGGATCAACACTACCCAGAAGCGTTATGCCATATGCTCCGCCCTGGCCGCCTCCGCCCTGCCTGCACTTGTCATGTCAAAAG GACACCGTATTGAGGAGATCCCAGAGGTTCCACTGGTAGTTGATGATAAAGTGGAGGGTTACAAGAAGACTAAAGAGGCCGTGCTACTTCTAAAGAAACTCAAAGCCTGGAACGACATCAAAAAG GTGTACGCCTCACAGCGCATGCGAGCTGGTAAAGGTAAGATGAGGAATCGCAGGCGTATCCAGCGCAAAGGACCGTGCATCATCTATAACCAGGATCAAGGTGTCACCAAGGCCTTCAGGAACATCCCAG GCATCACCCTACAGAACGTGAACAAGCTGAACCTGCTGAGGCTCGCCCCCGGCGGTCACGTCGGTCGGTTCTGTATATGGACCGAGTCCGCTTTCCGTAAGCTGGACCAGCTCTATGGAACCTGGCGCAAATCTGCCTCTCTGAAGGTGGACTACAA tCTGCCCATGCACAAGATGACCAACACAGATCTGAGCAGGATTCTGAAGAGTGAGGAGATCCAGAAAGCACTTCGTGCACCAAA CAAGAAGATCAGGCGCAGAGTCCTGAAGAAGAACCCTCTGAAGAACCTGAGAATAATGATGAAGCTGAACCCCTACGCCAAGACGGCCAGACGTCAGGCCATCCTGCTGCATGACCCGGCT atCAAGGCCAAGATGCTGAAGCCTAAGAAGAAGCTGTCAAAAAAGGCCCCGGCCAAGGCGGCCCCCGCCAAGGCATAA
- the LOC139584135 gene encoding large ribosomal subunit protein uL4B isoform X2 — MPAVFKAPIRPDIVNFVHTNMRKNSRQPYAVSKLAGHQTSAESWGTGRAVARIPRVRGGGTHRSGQGAFGNMCRGGRMFAPTKTWRRWHRRINTTQKRYAICSALAASALPALVMSKGHRIEEIPEVPLVVDDKVEGYKKTKEAVLLLKKLKAWNDIKKVYASQRMRAGKGKMRNRRRIQRKGPCIIYNQDQGVTKAFRNIPGITLQNVNKLNLLRLAPGGHVGRFCIWTESAFRKLDQLYGTWRKSASLKVDYNLPMHKMTNTDLSRILKSEEIQKALRAPNKKIRRRVLKKNPLKNLRIMMKLNPYAKTARRQAILLHDPAIKAKMLKPKKKLSKKAPAKAAPAKA; from the exons ATGCCTGCGGTGTTCAAGGCCCCCATCCGCCCGGACATTGTCAACTTTGTACACACCAACATGCGCAAGAACAGCCGTCAGCCCTATGCTGTCAGCAAACTGGCCG GTCATCAGACAAGCGCGGAGTCGTGGGGTACAGGTCGAGCAGTGGCTCGTATTCCTCGTGTGAGGGGAGGTGGTACCCACCGCTCCGGTCAGGGAGCCTTCGGAAAT ATGTGTCGTGGAGGCCGCATGTTCGCCCCAACCAAGACGTGGCGCCGCTGGCACCGAAGGATCAACACTACCCAGAAGCGTTATGCCATATGCTCCGCCCTGGCCGCCTCCGCCCTGCCTGCACTTGTCATGTCAAAAG GACACCGTATTGAGGAGATCCCAGAGGTTCCACTGGTAGTTGATGATAAAGTGGAGGGTTACAAGAAGACTAAAGAGGCCGTGCTACTTCTAAAGAAACTCAAAGCCTGGAACGACATCAAAAAG GTGTACGCCTCACAGCGCATGCGAGCTGGTAAAGGTAAGATGAGGAATCGCAGGCGTATCCAGCGCAAAGGACCGTGCATCATCTATAACCAGGATCAAGGTGTCACCAAGGCCTTCAGGAACATCCCAG GCATCACCCTACAGAACGTGAACAAGCTGAACCTGCTGAGGCTCGCCCCCGGCGGTCACGTCGGTCGGTTCTGTATATGGACCGAGTCCGCTTTCCGTAAGCTGGACCAGCTCTATGGAACCTGGCGCAAATCTGCCTCTCTGAAGGTGGACTACAA tCTGCCCATGCACAAGATGACCAACACAGATCTGAGCAGGATTCTGAAGAGTGAGGAGATCCAGAAAGCACTTCGTGCACCAAA CAAGAAGATCAGGCGCAGAGTCCTGAAGAAGAACCCTCTGAAGAACCTGAGAATAATGATGAAGCTGAACCCCTACGCCAAGACGGCCAGACGTCAGGCCATCCTGCTGCATGACCCGGCT atCAAGGCCAAGATGCTGAAGCCTAAGAAGAAGCTGTCAAAAAAGGCCCCGGCCAAGGCGGCCCCCGCCAAGGCATAA